The nucleotide window aatcaaGTGAAAATATTAGGGGATCATACTGAGATATATAATACAATATGAACTGCAGAGCCTCATTATGAGGTTATTTGTGCGCACACCTCCATACAGGGTGCCTGATTCTTCATTATCTGGCTTATGCGACACTGTTAAGGGCCAAAAGGAGTTGAAACCTGAATGGCGCACTGAGCATAGTGAattaaattttgtgagaaactAAATATTACTCAAATTGAGCTCATTTGAGCGTGTTTTGGGGGAAAGATACATTTCTGGGTGCAATACTAGTGACATTCGATACATAAATTTCTGATAACCATCACGAGTGCGTTTACCTCTCCCGGGAGAGAGGATTTTGGTTGAGCTTTTTCTATTTGGTTGAAGAATTTTACTTTAATATCATGTTAAACACACAATTGCTAACACATCACCATCCAAGTGGCTCATAAATACCTTACCTGCGATTAATTTTATCTAGTAATGAGCAGCACCGGGATAGTGAGCACATTGAAAATAACTCCATTGCAGCCTTTTCGGCTCACTTTGACTGCATGGCATGAGCATAGGTACTTCTAATTATCAGCAATGGCTCATTAGTTAGTAAAAGTAAGCTACATAAGTAACTTAGGATTAGGATGATTATTACCTTGATCCGTTTTAGTTGTTGGTTTCCAATGCTCGGGACTTATAATAGATAAACAGACTTGACCTTTTTCATCAACATTAGGGTGAtaaattttggttttaaaagttattttggGAGGCTTGAAAGGATACTCTGCTGGGAAATTTATCTCGATTCTGAAGGCACCTTTGTTGAAAGGAGGATTatcctggaaaaaaatgagaccATGATAATTAGACCATGACTGATTATCAAGTACAGTTATTGCAAAATATctcaagataaagaaaattatttttcagcttTGAAAGTTCACAAAAAAGTATAGTTCAAGAACCCTGCTGCTTGATCTTTCCACCAGGGGTACAGAAAATGCTGAGCAGATTGGGTGGCGTGAAGGGATTTTTCTAATCAATTTTTTGCAGCGAAAAATGAGGAAAGGCAGAAAACCGAGCCCATTTGCGTAATTATTTTGCTCAAGTTGTTCTTTTGTGCTCAGGTCACTTGGTACAACATCCAAGCAAAGTTTTATTACGgttgggcctgttgcaaacttctgcCAGAGCAAGAAGAAGAGTTTGTACctatagaaaatgtctcaaaaatcacaatgagcgcattgggaaagtctaaaatacactcctaacttcagtCTGTGTGTGAAATAGgcgttttttaaaacttcctgcTTCTAAATAATACTACGGCAtgggtgaacatttcgtaaaagGATTCGTTTCATCTGACCCCTGCACCCTGGGATGctgcgcaatattcaacatggccgacaccaACCCGCTAAAATAAACGTGAGGTCTTTATTAACCAGCCgctttatatttacatttttcttgcgTTAATATAGACCAGCAAGACAGTCAGAAACATCTACCCAGGGgaaagaaaatcgaaatttcaaaaatcaagacatTTGGTGTTTCTTAGAGAAAGTGGAATGTATTATCCATCAATAGAAACGCCAAATCCTTGAGAAGTCACAGACATCTTCACCCTGAAAAATTGGCTGAATTCGAAATAATATACAATGAGATCTCGATTTTCCATGTTATTTTCTATACGGAATTCTAAAATGATCGTCGGGTGTCTGATTGGCTAGAAAGTAAGCGTGGGAATATCAGGTGGCCAAGCATTTCTGCTATACAATGAAGACTCTTAGTTTCTCTTTGGGGGAGGCAAAAATTGTCATTTCTGGAACAACCTCCTTTaaacagtacttttacagtCATTGCTGCTAAGATAAATTctatttaaacaaatttaaaaaggcAAAATGAGAAAACAAATCATTAAATAATTAGTGTAAATAGAGGTTGAATTTTCCTTTTAACAGGGAGTTTGAGGAGAGTATAATACATCTGGCTTCTTCTTCTGGATTTCAACTTGATCAGGAATCTACTCTTTGActtttttaaaactcacaatgaaaattatggACATTTTCAGGATACTCTAAGTATTGCAATAATTCAATTTAGGAAAGAAGTggagcataaaaaaatcaagttgtGCTAAAAATTAAGAGCAATATACTCACAGGAACAATGAGTCCTTGCCAAGACAACATGTTTGTTTCATCAACTTGGATATCTCTAAACGACTTGATGCCAGAC belongs to Bemisia tabaci chromosome 6, PGI_BMITA_v3 and includes:
- the Ubc10 gene encoding ubiquitin-conjugating enzyme E2 L3 yields the protein MSATRRLQKELGDIRASGIKSFRDIQVDETNMLSWQGLIVPDNPPFNKGAFRIEINFPAEYPFKPPKITFKTKIYHPNVDEKGQVCLSIISPEHWKPTTKTDQVIQALIALVNDPEPEHPLRVEVADEFVKDRKKFIKNAEEFTKKYSEKRPAD